A single genomic interval of Halalkalibaculum roseum harbors:
- a CDS encoding mechanosensitive ion channel family protein has product MDSIFETIKLDVISLSEKLPLLIYAILIFAVFVILGKLVSKGIKKGIERGDFTTTYQTFFLKLVRGLFYIFGFLIALNTLGFTSIATSLLAGGGITAVVIGFAFREIGENILAGFFLAFSRPFSIGDLIQSEGLQGRVKGVELRHTHIRTAEGCDIYIPSSQIFNKPLHNYTRDGLRRAGFIIGVDYEDNIQKALELLVNELASIEEILKNPKPTLLISNFTPNFVEIQIYFWIDTFNQEISLGRVRTEAMEACRTLLIENNFTLSSSVSTSLEMDKLNIVMEKKE; this is encoded by the coding sequence ATGGATAGTATTTTTGAAACAATTAAATTGGACGTCATTTCTCTAAGCGAAAAATTACCTTTGCTAATTTATGCCATCCTAATTTTTGCAGTATTTGTCATTTTGGGGAAGCTTGTTTCAAAGGGGATTAAGAAAGGTATAGAGCGTGGTGATTTTACAACTACCTACCAAACCTTTTTCCTTAAATTGGTAAGGGGATTATTTTACATATTCGGCTTTTTGATAGCTTTAAATACACTTGGTTTTACATCAATTGCCACCTCATTGTTAGCGGGTGGGGGTATAACAGCTGTAGTGATCGGTTTTGCTTTTCGCGAAATTGGTGAAAATATACTCGCAGGATTTTTTCTTGCTTTTAGTCGTCCATTCAGTATAGGAGATTTGATACAATCAGAAGGACTTCAAGGTCGTGTGAAAGGGGTTGAACTCAGACACACTCATATCCGTACAGCCGAAGGATGTGATATTTATATTCCCAGCTCTCAAATATTCAATAAACCACTGCACAATTATACAAGGGATGGACTGAGACGAGCAGGTTTTATTATCGGTGTAGATTATGAGGATAACATACAAAAAGCCCTTGAACTACTCGTAAACGAATTGGCATCTATTGAAGAAATACTTAAAAATCCGAAACCAACCCTTCTAATATCAAACTTCACCCCTAATTTCGTGGAGATTCAAATTTATTTTTGGATAGATACTTTCAATCAAGAGATTTCCTTAGGTAGAGTTCGGACTGAGGCTATGGAAGCCTGCCGCACCTTACTAATAGAGAATAATTTCACTTTAAGTTCAAGCGTCTCAACTTCTTTAGAAATGGATAAATTGAACATAGTGATGGAAAAGAAAGAGTAG